One window of the Gemmatimonadaceae bacterium genome contains the following:
- a CDS encoding nitronate monooxygenase produces MSMRETPFSRQVGVEVPLICGAMYPCSNPELVAAVSEAGAIGVVQPISLTYVHGHDYREGLRYIRRLTSKPIGMNALIEQSSKMYRERMERWIDISLEEGVRFFVTSLGNPRWVVDRVVPHGGVVYHDVTERKWALKAADGGVHGLIAVNNRAGGHAGDRTPVQLYESMHDLGLPLICAGGIGEPAAFRAVIAMGYAGAQLGTRFIATTECNAAEDYKRAIVAADEHDIVLTDRLTGVPVAVINNAYVQRLGTRAGPIARWMLRHRRTKHWMRTIYALQSLRKLKKSLHADTGSEDYWQAGKSVSQIHEILPAGDVVRSFAAALR; encoded by the coding sequence ATGTCCATGCGCGAGACGCCGTTCAGCCGGCAGGTCGGGGTCGAGGTGCCCCTCATCTGCGGGGCCATGTATCCGTGCAGCAACCCGGAGCTGGTGGCCGCCGTGTCGGAAGCCGGGGCGATCGGGGTGGTCCAGCCCATCTCGCTCACCTACGTGCACGGGCACGACTACCGCGAAGGGCTGCGGTACATCCGGCGGCTCACGTCAAAGCCGATCGGGATGAACGCGCTCATCGAGCAGTCGTCGAAGATGTACCGGGAGCGGATGGAGCGGTGGATCGATATCTCGCTTGAGGAGGGCGTCCGGTTCTTCGTCACCTCGCTGGGCAATCCGCGGTGGGTCGTGGACCGGGTGGTGCCGCATGGCGGCGTCGTGTACCACGACGTCACCGAGCGGAAGTGGGCCCTCAAGGCGGCGGACGGCGGCGTCCACGGGCTGATCGCGGTGAATAACCGCGCGGGCGGCCATGCGGGCGACAGGACCCCGGTTCAGCTCTACGAGTCGATGCACGACCTCGGCCTGCCGCTCATCTGTGCGGGCGGCATCGGCGAGCCGGCCGCCTTCCGCGCCGTGATCGCCATGGGCTATGCAGGCGCCCAGCTGGGCACGCGTTTCATCGCCACCACCGAGTGCAACGCCGCCGAGGACTACAAGCGGGCCATCGTGGCCGCCGACGAGCACGACATCGTGCTCACCGACCGGCTCACCGGCGTTCCCGTTGCGGTGATCAACAACGCGTACGTGCAGCGCCTGGGCACCCGCGCCGGCCCGATCGCGCGGTGGATGCTCCGCCACCGGCGGACCAAGCACTGGATGCGCACCATCTACGCGCTGCAGTCCCTACGCAAGCTCAAGAAGTCGCTGCACGCCGACACGGGATCCGAGGACTACTGGCAGGCGGGAAAGAGCGTGTCGCAGATCCACGAAATCCTGCCGGCGGGCGACGTGGTGCGCAGCTTCGCGGCGGCGCTGCGGTAA
- a CDS encoding CPBP family intramembrane glutamic endopeptidase, with protein MSSPTTGAAARRQTYWSASRSPRYSLLFALPLLVLYETLAVALPGSAHGGQLRNGADVLLQELSYAVLGPAGPLSLIALVMLVCVVLVRRDMKRSGGSLRVATFGLMFVEAAVLAVAFGLVVGTATAQLLAHLRPLAAGPIDGLDGPTKLMLALGAGLYEELVFRVLLVGALAAGGRVVLGLSRGASGVAAAIIGALAFSAFHYVGPYGEPLQLQSFVFRAISGVAFSALYLTRGFGITAWTHALYDIGVMLL; from the coding sequence ATGAGTTCGCCGACCACGGGCGCGGCCGCGCGCCGACAGACGTATTGGAGCGCGAGCCGGTCGCCGCGGTACAGCCTGCTGTTCGCGCTGCCGCTGCTCGTGCTGTACGAGACGCTCGCCGTCGCGCTGCCCGGCAGCGCGCACGGGGGCCAGCTGCGCAACGGCGCCGACGTCCTGTTGCAGGAGCTCTCGTACGCGGTGCTGGGGCCCGCCGGCCCCCTGTCGCTCATTGCCCTGGTGATGCTGGTATGCGTGGTGCTCGTGCGCCGCGACATGAAGCGATCGGGCGGCTCGCTGCGCGTGGCCACATTCGGCCTCATGTTCGTGGAGGCGGCGGTGCTGGCGGTGGCGTTCGGGCTCGTGGTGGGCACGGCCACGGCGCAGCTGCTCGCGCACCTGCGGCCGCTGGCCGCCGGCCCGATCGACGGGCTCGACGGGCCCACCAAGCTGATGCTGGCGCTGGGCGCGGGCCTCTACGAGGAGTTGGTGTTCCGCGTGCTGCTGGTGGGCGCGCTGGCCGCGGGGGGGCGGGTGGTGCTGGGGCTCAGCCGCGGGGCATCGGGCGTGGCGGCCGCGATCATCGGCGCGCTGGCCTTCTCGGCGTTCCACTACGTGGGCCCCTACGGCGAGCCGCTGCAGCTGCAGTCATTCGTGTTCCGGGCCATCAGCGGCGTGGCGTTCAGCGCGCTGTACCTCACGCGCGGGTTCGGCATCACGGCATGGACGCACGCGCTGTACGATATCGGGGTGATGCTGCTCTGA
- a CDS encoding hotdog fold domain-containing protein — protein sequence MPASMDAPTATITTWWRRLSRVPGGRWMFSRMLGAMAPYTGTMGARIVELGPGYSKWTLRDRRRVRNHLNSIHAVALVNLAEVASGTAMIAGLPPGTRGIVRGLSIEYFKKARGTLTAECRCSPPAVTAETDYTVRADITNAEGEVVATATVLWRLAPVGG from the coding sequence ATGCCCGCCTCGATGGACGCTCCGACCGCAACGATCACCACCTGGTGGCGGCGCCTGAGCCGCGTCCCCGGTGGCCGCTGGATGTTCAGCCGGATGCTGGGCGCCATGGCCCCCTACACCGGCACCATGGGGGCACGGATCGTCGAGCTTGGTCCCGGCTACTCCAAGTGGACCCTGCGCGACCGGCGCCGTGTCCGGAACCACCTGAACTCCATCCACGCGGTGGCCCTGGTGAACCTGGCCGAGGTCGCGAGCGGCACGGCCATGATCGCCGGCCTACCGCCCGGCACCCGCGGGATCGTCCGCGGCCTGTCCATCGAATACTTCAAGAAGGCCCGGGGCACCCTGACCGCCGAGTGCCGGTGCTCCCCCCCGGCCGTGACCGCTGAAACCGACTATACCGTCCGGGCGGACATCACCAACGCCGAGGGCGAGGTGGTGGCCACGGCGACGGTCCTCTGGCGGCTGGCGCCCGTGGGAGGCTGA